Proteins from a single region of Mytilus trossulus isolate FHL-02 chromosome 2, PNRI_Mtr1.1.1.hap1, whole genome shotgun sequence:
- the LOC134707721 gene encoding uncharacterized protein LOC134707721 produces the protein MMSIRNSLCLLNIICHVTLLLALKVKPGSIKPDIGLPTGLIKLHPPGNVTTGYVGTYNIYIYWYEPENYHLKIPFFMDLSSVDPIDRPKPTSGNQLSSHSSPENTYHVVTGKTEAGTSTEEKMNETTWFGHELVPFHKAHLIEYMVKWKENGTETNTTNVNLSKNETEYHIKDLQPDTTYQISVTAYYKSVTFMKSEDIYVTTLAILNTTSTSIPDEGCYCDPYGAKENGKKCLKVKMYPKLLIPQCDCKQGHSGLFCENCAHTYFRTQRRHPCYPCPCNRSVSTGLCDFDEDKLQCIGCKEG, from the exons ATGATGTCAATCCGAAATAGTTTGTGCCTTCTAAACATCATTTGTCATGTCACATTATTGTTGGCATTAAAAGTAAAACCTGGGTCAA TTAAACCTGATATTGGATTACCAACAGGACTGATTAAATTACACCCACCAGGCAATGTAACAACAGGTTATGTTGGGAcgtataacatatatatttattggtaTGAACCTGAAAACTACCATCTGAAAATACCTTTCTTCATGGATCTATCTAGTGTTGATCCCATTGACAGACCTAAGCCTACCAGTGGAAACCAGTTGTCTTCTCATTCCAGTCCTGAAAATACATACCATGTAGTTACAGGGAAAACAGAAGCTGGAACCAGTACAGAAGAGAAGATGAATGAAACAACCTGGTTTGGACATGAACTGGTTCCTTTTCACAAGGCTCACTTAATAGAATACATGGTAAAATGGAAGGAAAATGGAACAG AAACAAACACTACAAATGTTAATTTGTCCAAGAATGAAACAGAGTACCACATCAAAGACTTACAGCCAGACACCACATACCAGATTTCAGTGACAGCCTACTATAAGAGTGTAACATTTATGAAGAGTGAAGACATTTATGTAACAACATTAGCAATACTAAATACAACTTCAACTTCTATACCAG ATGAAGGTTGTTATTGTGATCCATATGGTGCAAAGGAAAACGGGAAAAAATGTCTCAAAGttaaaatgtatccaaaactCTTGATTCCTCAGTGTGACTGTAAGCAAGGTCATAGTGGATTGTTCTGTGAGAATTGTGCACATACATATTTTAGAACACAAAGACGTCATCCCTGTTATCCATGTCCGTGCAACAGATCAGTCTCTACTGGATTGTGTGATTTTG